The genomic region CGAGCCTTCGTTCTGTTTTACAATTGTTGATTGGACAAAATAATCCCTGAAAAAAAGTGTACTCCTAAAGGTGGTTTTTATGGGAGATGATaatgctaaaaataatttttttatataacaagCTATTCAATTTGCGTTAAAATTTTTCAAGGGAGCATGGGCTTGTTTGACATATTCGTGTGTGATTCCCTTTGCCTCTTTACTCTGCAAATTTAAACCTGGGAATTTAATATCCTATTTTAAACTCCAAATTTTTGCACATTAAAAGGAGAGGTGTCCCCTAAAATCTATATTATATAGTTAGTCAAATATATTCCTttaaagataagtctgcaaaccaagattagaatattagaagttacagtggtcaagtatggctctgaagcatgggtgttCCAAAAAGCGGATGTTCCAttcctagatgttttccagagaaattgcctatgcattgttctgggtacccggctgactgaccgtatttcaaacagcaggctgtacgaaaaatgtaattcaatcccggtttctagggctataatgaaagaaaggtagAGATGGCTAGGTCACattttgcagatgaaggatgacagattgccaaagattgtcctttttgtccttttgtcctttttgtCCTTTTGGTCAACCTTCTAGGGCTAAATAGGTCTTCCTTGTCATGACTAGGAGagtgtcataaataaagattcaaaggaaataggaacatcctgggagggtgtaaagagggaggctttgagtagattggattggaggagcgtgcgtagctatggtggcctcaggcggcttggtgttgcggtgaattattattattagtagtagtattcctTTAAATGAATGGAGACTATGGGCTTAGTTACACCTTCCATATTTATTTGGATGGCTGATAGGAAGCTTGAAAATTAAGACATAAAAATGAATTCATTGAGGCTTCAAGTCCCTccccttaaaagaaaaaatatccatTGCTCCTCCATCATCTTTATAGTTGGTCTGCACCTCAGCAGTATtgtatataaatgaataaattttaaatggaaCCTGTAAATATTTGTCTAAAAATTGTTGTCTGTATTTTCCTATAATaactaaattactaaataaaataactaagttactaaatacataataattaaatcattaataaaaatgtgATATAATAAATAGCTTCGTATAAACTGCATATAGGCCTATTGATTGAACCGAATTTGCCTCCAAGCAGCAGTAAGTCCTCAGAAACTGAGAAATCGTTTACATAGTAACGAAGATAAAAGAAGTCCGGCCAAGTGAGAGTGCAGAAGtacttacaaaaaaagtaatttgctaatttattacatttttatgcAGATGAAATAAAATCAGAGTATTGTGAATAACAGTATGACCATTCAACAGTTCATAGGGAGCATTAAAACTGTCCACCATAAACTTCGATTCATTTCGTCTTATtatgttttcaaaaagttttgccAAAACTTTTCAatcaaaacttttcaaattcaaaagaatGAAGCGATTTTTAATGTAatgtttgcttgtttatttttgagTATGATCAATAGGGCTCCCAGGCTTGTGTTTAGGGTAAATCTCCTCCTTTGCATGTACTTGTgacactttgtttttttttcctgatgacaattatcatttgtaataattgatTCTTAATGATTATTTGTGTTTTAAACCACCagataataaaacattttggtCTTTTCTTgtaatataagtatataaaattctgaattattaattttttttgtctatttcgAGCATAAATGAGATGAATTTATATTgagataataatatataattgaCTATATTTAATGACCATTAGCTTCTGCAATGCTCCCTTTATCGGCTTCTTTGTTAGCCTTTCGTTggatataaattaaatatgaagCCTATAGATATGTATTAactgatggtttttttttctttcaggttAATTCAGCaagatgaaaatttgttttttggcgtgtatattttgttttgtatatttgccTTGTTCCAATGGATTTCTGATGCCAGTATCAActtatttaaaaactaaatggcCAGATTATCCTCTAATCTTAGAGATAAGTGAGTTTTTGAATGATGAAGATCCATCGTTTTTCTGGTCATTTGTTGACTCCATTGGTAAGGCTGGATATTATGACCATGAATGgagtgataaagaaaaatatgattttcttaTAAGTGAAGCTGGACGTTATCTTACTAAAGACACATTAGAATTGTTGAAATTTAGTATTTCCATAAGGGCTTATTCCCCCAAAATAGCAATGTATCATGAAATTGCAAGTCAAAAGAATTATCCAGTTGGATGTAGTACATTCGTGGACATCAATGGAATTGGGACTTGTGATCATCATCAACTAGATAGAGCTATTGCTATTGCTCAGGATATACCCAAAGCTGAAACATTTGTTATTGATCATGTTTATCCTGGGCCCTCAATACCCGAAGGAAGATCAAGACCTGTTGTTGCAATTCTCTATGGTGAGATTGGAACTCCTGAATTTGGTGTCTTTCATCAGGTTTTGCGGGCTCTTGCAAGGGTTGGAAGGGTTGATTATGTATTAAGACATCATATATTTCATCCATCGCATGAACGGACGAGACTCTCTGGGTATGGGGTTGAGCTGCAGATAAAGTCAACTGAGTATAAAGCTAGTGATGATTCCCAAGTAATTGGAAATGCCACATATGAAGACATAGGGCAAAAGCTAAAAGACGAAGATGAGGTTGAAGGATTCCTCTTTGAGCAGCTGAATAAGCTACATCCTGATAAAACTGATAAGCTGCTAGAGTTAAAGACAGAATTGTTGATTGAGAATTCTGACTTCACACCAATGAAAGTCTGGCAGCTTCAAGATTTGAGCAATCAAGCAGCTGCTAGAATTTTGGAAACGTCAAAGGAAGAACAACTCAAGACCCTAATGACAATTTCCCAGAATTTTCCAATTCAAGCCAGGTCATTAATAAGGACTAAAGTACCAGAGAAATTTCGgaaggaaatgaaaaaaaatcaagacctATTTCGAGACTTGTATAATCTTTCACCTGGTGAATCAGCTCTATTTTTGAATGGTCAGTACCATGACATTGATTCTTTAGATATTTTCACATTATTTGATAATATTAAGGGTGAGCTCAGGCTAATGGATGCATTTCACAAAGTTGGAATTAATGGTTCCAAGATTCACGAATTGCTTCTATTAAAAGTGGATAATGATCAGGAGTATCAAATTGACATTCGCGACTCGGCTGTACGATATGTTAATGACATAGAATTAGATGTGCAGTATACTCGATGGCCTTCGACCATCACTGAACTTCTACGGCCCACTTATCCAGGCATGATTAGATCCATCCGAAAAAATGTGAACCacttaatttttgttgttgatcCAAGCGATATTAATGTTAGACCACTAGTCAAATTTGCCGAATCCTTTCTGTTGCATAGTGTTCCCATTCGAATTGGTTTTGTTTTTGCCGTCAATTCCTCTGATACAGCCTCTGGAGACACTGACCCGGGAGTGGCAATACTAAATGCATTCAATTACATTGCTGAAATCAATGATATGAAGACTGCTTTGAGTTTCATTACTGATCTTTATTCAATAGTGGGCAGCAAAAATATTGAAGTTGAAAatgttaagaatatttttaagaagaaatataAGAATGCTGACGTGGAAAGTGTTTTTGAAGAAGATTCAGAATATGATGTTGGGAGGAAACTAGCAGAAGAATTTGTGGCTCGAGCTGATATTAAAGAAAAACCTCAGGTAAATATTAGCTCACAACATAGAATTATTTAATGTTAGATAACATACCTGTTATCAGCAGGCAGTGGCGGATCTATTTGTAGGGGTGGgacccccccaagattttgcttattGGCGTTCTTGtcaaattcaccccccccccaagattttgctccagATTTGCCCCTATCAGCAGGCTATCTTTCCATAAGAAACTATCTTATCTGCGTACTAGCAGCTTGCAGTAGTCATTTTTGCGGTCGCCAATAGGTGGCTCACTGATTATACActtttttgacaattaaaaattagattGCTACATAGGTTAGTCTTTAATGATATAGGCTATACTTAATTTTGATAGACAGAAAGTcaaatgatatttattttaaaaatagaatccATGTTTGACTTGTCTGTAGCTGGTACACTGCTATAATTGATCTGACGTAAGGTTTAACTTCGCAATTATAGCCAACTCTAGATCATCTGCATTTTGTATCTTAATAGACTGGAAtcccaaaacactaaaaagtaCTTTTAGAGAATAaagtttgaataaaaatttaataaatgtttttttttattgaaaaacgtTGTTAAcgttttcaatttaaataaataaaatccagacgaaatttaataaatcaaatttcatttaaataaagtaagaatttacATCTTAAAAGAAaccattgaaaaatatttttataatttaatgttgatttaataattgatttgtATATTATATGTCAATATTTTTCACATCCCTTTCTTTTCCCAATCTGTCTTATTTTCAGCAGAAATGGTGTCATGTTCAGGGTCGAATTCAAGTCTTTTGTGCCCCTAGGCCCAAGCGTTTCTGGCACCCCTAGGTCCAAGCGATTTACAGGGAAATTCCTGAAAAttcggggatagtggaagcccCGAGCAGAAGGCAACTGATGAGTGATGAGCCAAGCATAATGTAAGAGAGAGGTGATACCAAGCTCTCATCTTGGGAAACATCTGACGGTTTATAAGCGGCCAAGGAAatcctgtgttgttttaaaatcactgttCTGTTAGTAGACAGTGCAGCAGCAAAGTGCACCTGGCACTTTAACGATAAATCACATCAGTCCAGTATTTGTTAAGAAAAAGGTGCTCAGGGTTTTTCTTTGCGCCCCTTGGCATTGTGCGCCCCTATGTCCGGGCTTAGTGCGCCTATGTGTAAATCCTGACCCGGTCATGTTGCATCTTGTTTGAAGCAGAATGGCACGAGCCTTTTCAGCCTGTATTATCGGAGACGAAAGTTTGGTCTATGGTCcctacatttatttatttatatatgccTTCTCcaaatgtatttatttgaatttatttaaaatttagtaaaaagataaatacaagtttaaataaaattaagaggataaaattttagaaaaaaactaattaaattgaatatttgaacATTTATGCATAAAATTTTGCTTCTTAAGGGGCATTTTTTTAGCCAGAGTTGTGGGTCATCTGCTGCACTTGTCTCTCATTATTCATAGTTCCAAGCTGTATCTGAGCTAGCGTCAGCTTGAGCTGCGTCATGATGCTAATCTCGTGGATATATTTTATACTGAAgtcttgaagaatttttcaattggctttttaattttttggcaatttaattttttttttagtttttgcaatTAACTGTTAATAATTTGTTTAAGCTACCATGCTTTGAACTTCTTTTAATTCTCGAAATAATTTTCTAGACAGcccattttagaaaaaaaaaatacgatggATGAAGCTTCTAATGAGAATAATGGAAACAACCACAAATTGCTTTCGTTTGGAAGGTAAAGGGAAAAAGAAGGAAACGAACCTAATTTTTTAATAACGCTTATAGGCCTACTGTAATATGACTACGACCTTGAATAAGGGATAATTGAAGGAACTCAGCTATGTAACCACAATCGTTTTTTGATTTCAGAATAGGTATTAATATTTACTCTCTTGGgtgaatttttttccatttatatatttttttttgcttttgtttgctTTATTAGCTTGCCCTTTTAAGCCGTTTCTTACTGATAATCAGCCATTAACAATATGCAAATTACATAATAGATATCGGAAGGTATGGGTAAATTCGTGaaatttcttcgtttttttttggggggggtgcCCTTAGTCTCCCTCCTCTGAAAACGTGCCATCATTAATTTTCTggttgcattttttgaaaaactgaagatatcaAATCCATATTTCGTATATTTTGTCTCTTAGGATATTTTCGAAATGATCCCACTAGTAAGAACGTTTGCAATTTAGCTCTATGGGAAGGGaaggaggtattttttaaaataaaatgttaaaaaagggattttttttggaaattaagaaaatagttGAATCTTGGTATTTCGGAGACGGTCGAGATTTCCCCTAAAAGTTTTTACAGCAGCAGAATTAGAGAGAGGGAAAATTGTTTTGTTGAATTTGTTGAACATTATTTTGTTGTGAAAATTGTTTGTTGAaaagataattttcaatttttttaatttcttgacTTCTTTTAGGTACTATTCAATGGGAAGCCACTGGAAAAGTCAAGCCTGGAAGCTGGTGAGTTTGAAGAGGCCGTAATTATGGAGATAATGAAAACAATGAATTTCTTGACAAAAGCTGTTATGAAAGGAGAAATCAAAGATAGTGATAATATACTTGATTTCTTGATGAGTCAACCAAGTGTCGTATCTCGGTTTAACAATCACATTTTGAAGGCGGAGCCAAAGTTTCTTCAAGTTGACGGAACTCCTTTGCCTAGAATGTGTGCCACCAGTATTCAAGAAATTGATGAGAGAGATGTATCCGCCAGCATGCTTGAGCATATGAAATATATTAACGGTTGTAAGGACGTTAGTTATTGCCCTGTTACTGTTTGGATTGTCACAGACCTTTCTACTGCTGATAACCGCGAATCATTAAGTGAATATATCAGTTATGTAAAGAGATCAAAAAATATGAGACTTGGTGTCATTCATAATGGAAAGATTGATTTAGAGGATTCTGTGTCTATTGCAAATTTGTATGAAACGATTATGGACTTTGCTACTGAAGATAAATGGATCCCTTTTGTTGAGGCTATTTTGAAGCCAAGCAATTCAAAAGCTCTTGAAAGTGGTGCTAAGAAAATTTCCGACATCCCAGGTATGGCTGATTtggaattaaaatatgaacatgtgtcagaggtggctcattgtGATCGCTTATTTGTAGAGCGGGTTCTTAAATGGGACTTGGGAACACGGGGAattattgcaaatggaaaaatattCGGTCCCTTTCATGGGAATGAACAGTTTACAGTGGGGGATTTAGAACTTGTAATGAAGATCTTGGTTGGGCCAGCAActcaaatttatttcaaacttGGAGATTATTCTTCGCCGACAATAAGCAACCTCATCTTTAAAAGCTATGCCATTGTGGCGCAAAATCCAACTACAAGGAAGCGGTATGACATGAGTGAACTTTTGAAGAAGCACAGTGCGCTATACTTTAGTGCCCCACGTTTGGATTTGCccatttttcatttgaatgtgATTTTAGATCCTTTGACCCAAGGGGCTCAAAAACTGTCTGCTATTTTAGTTTCCTTGAGTCAAGTGCTCAATGCtgatattcaaatatttttcaattgtgTACCTAAGCACAGTCAAATTCCACTTAAAAGCTTTTATAGATATGTGCTTGAACCAAAGATGGAGTTCaatgaaaaaggtaaaacatTTCTTGGGCCTTCAGCCGTTTTTTCGTTGCCAAAAGCTACACCTCTCCTCACCTTAAATATGCATGTACCTGATAATTGGCTTGTAGAAGCTGTAGAATCTATTCACGATCTTGATAATATAAAACTAGCTGATATTGAAGGTGGGGTCCATAGTGAGTTTGAACTGGAGTATTTGCTGTTAGAAGGTCAGTGCTTTGAGCAGCCTAGTGGGTCGCCTCCAAGAGGGCTGCAGCTGGTTCTTGGCACCGAGACAAAACCTAATGCATTTGATACGATCGTGATGGCGAACCTTGGTTATTTTCAGCTCAAAGCTAACCCGGGAATGTTTTTGTTGAAGTTGAGAGATGGAAGATCAGATGATTTATATACAATTACACAGGCTGAGGGAGCTCTAGCTACAGACTTCCATGATAATGTTATTCTTATTACGTCTTTCAAGTCGCATTTGTTGAAACTTAAGGTACAGAAGAAGTCGGGCAAAGAAGATGAGGATCTTCTTGAAAGCGAGGAGGACAGAGGTGGGCTATGGAGCTCCTTAGCAAATACTTTTTCAAGTTCTACTTCTGAGTCACCTGATGaaactttaaacattttttctctTGCCTCAGGTCACTTGTATGAACGCCTTCTGAGGATTATGATGCTTAGTGTGTTGAAAAATGCTAAAACTCCAGTGAAGTTctggtttttgaaaaactaCCTCTCCCCATCTTTCAAGCAGTTTCTGCCTTACATGGCTAAGAAATATGGGTTTCAATATGAACTTGTCCAGTATAAATGGCCTCGGTGGCTGAACCAACAGACGGAAAAACAAAGGATAATTTGGGGCTACAAAATCCTTTTCCTTGATGTACTATTTCCCTTGGACgtgaaaaagattatttttgtggaTGCGGATCAAGTTGTGAGAGCGGATATGACCGAACTGCGTGACTTCGATTTGGGAGGCGCCCCTTATGGCTATACACCATTCTGTGAGAGCAGAAAAGAAATGGATGGCTACAGATTCTGGCAACAGGGCTACTGGAAGACTCATTTACAGGTACAAAAATTAATGCTTAACTTTCcgtttttttagctttcaagttttttttttcattgttgtcgAATAGTTCATGGAaccgaactgtaagtaaggagcaactgtGTCCAATAGTAATAGAAACTCTAATACGAGGGAATCTTGATTACAATTAATCTATAAAACCTCTTAGCTTTTCATGGtgacttcaaatatataaaattcattaagtctcatattactcatcaaaagctatgaggcTAAGGAAATTCgcctgagaaaaaaaggaaaaagaggaaaaaaaccaaaaatgtcAAGTGATCTTTATTAGAATCTCcctatcaaattcagcgtatcagaaaactctgcATTAGACGTTTCcagtttctatttaatttttgttctgttttttttccaggggtgattggaTCGAAATGGTGGTTCTAGACAATggagaaagggctcattcgaccagaaattaaaagttcaatgTTCTTTTTCGGTGACTAAAAAGATTATGCCAGAAGAAATTAGTATTTTTCTGCCATTGCGTGACACCAAATTGTGGTTTTGCCAAAGAGGGCCGAAGTTGCAATTGGTGGCGCATTCGTTCCTGAAAAGCccattaaagataaaaaattaatattgacATTTGTTATCTTAATGCTTGAGTTAAGTAAGGTGATTCACTTACCTTAAGGTGATTTGACTTAAGGTGATTCACAGATGATTCTAAAGTCCAAACTAGTTCATTTTTGTTGACATTTATTATCTTAATGCTTGACTTAACTAAGGTGATTCACCGGTTATTAAAAATTCCATTCAAGTCAATTTaagataaaagataaataaatacatttattaTCTTGATGCTTGAATTAACTAAGATGATTCATTTGACATTTTCTACCTATTTGGCCTGGGATTTCCCCCTGGGAAAAACGAtcgaaaattaaatgaaaagactagtttttttcaattgaaagtaaggagcaactttgaAACTtgaatgaatagaaattattccgtatatgaggggggcacCCCCTTTACCCTtcgctcgttacgctaaagtttttagtgttttataaaagattctttttaaaacattaagcGCTCCCACGCAATCAATAAAGTTATTTATACCCAATTATACCCTATTATATTTGTAGACACTAATTTGTatgttgtttatttgaaattttcatacgTCTTCTGCTATTGGTTGAACTTTGGGGACTGCATTCTTTTGATGGGCGGAGGAAGCTGTTTATTTACACAAGTTTATTATCAGAACCCTCTTCTGAGTTCATGAATGTGTGTAACACAGGGATCCAAACCATAacaacaaatatatatttataattttcgaGGTAGACGGGACATCCTGCCAAAGCGTTATGGAACATTAAAGTATGAAAACTCAGAtaatgtcttcttttttattcagtcAAACCAAGTTGAATATGTATGTACCTGTACACAGGGAAACCCTCTCTCCCTTGGTGTTCTAAAATCCTTTTTTCGTGTTTAGGCTCCCTCAACACTCCACATAGGAGTTGGAGCAGTCAAcagaaaatacaaacaaataaaaaaaacaacaacaacaatacaaatcagtcaatacaaaaaaaaaactttctttcaactgggaaataggggtaaacagttgaacttaaaacaaacacaaactaTTCTGAatatgcgggggggggggcttcctcTGCTCTACTCCTaactctttattctaaagttcaactttcccccagttctttaagaacgactgctgaaacacaagagccTTACATTGGAATAATGCGGGGCTCCCAAGCCATCAATaaagttaatttaataaaaaaaaactaggagtGGTGTTCTCGCTCTTAAGACAGGACTAAATTGAAATGAAGTTAATTTTCTGTTGaagcaagaaataaaaataaagaacgaaagaaaagcaaaattaaCGAGGATTTTAAGTTCGAGAAATGGTTTTAACATGATAACCTAATAATACAGAAATGGAACATTAAgttatattatgtatataaatattttttaagctaattattcttttttaatgtttactaATTCTTTTAATACTTTAAGCAAACTATACCCTGATGTGTTTTTGTTCTGTCTCGTCATCCGGCATTTATCAGGGCTATTGAGCTCAAAAGAAAGATGTGATTTCTTTGTGAATCCTttgcagcattttttttcttttaaataaagttttgtAGAACCAGGCATTTTATTATTTACAGTAATTTACAAGGAAAAACGGACGCCAACAATTTCACCACCGTATGATTAAATACCTCTAATTTAATAACTATTTATGTCTTTATTTATGTGCTGCTTGTTTATGATTTATGCAATCATTGTGAAACAAAACTGCTTATCTGTCAATTCATCTTCTCAAAATTGTTCATCAGTTTTTTTGGGATATGCTTATTTGAATGAACTTTcaattaatcaaacaataatGGCTGTTATAAAACATTGAGGATTTATATTGGTTTGGTTCCAAATCTAGTTAATTAATGTgtcataatttgttttttttggcttttaacTTGTCGTTTATACAATGCCTTTTTTCAGGATGCTtctcagaggcgccatttgggcccaatcttggggtgggcatggggcatttgacagaacttgagacttttatcatgaatctaacctactttcaaagtttacaatgattaatagcaaatagcgtaatttccccaagggtcgtcaggtaattacgctctttggctaataggcgtgcagttagttaaaatcatttgaacagaatggattatgttggacataatggataattatggccggaaaagggccctttgtggtggaagcttgggccccctggaaaatctggggtgggcatttgcccacccctgacccccccaaatggcgcctctgatgCTTCTAACCAAAACCTtacttgttgttgttgttgtatttttttttacttttagagcTGCTTGCTGCTCAGTTCATGTTCTTTCAAAATTGTTAATCATGTTTTGggaatttccttttattttggaCAAGCCGAACTTTATGGAACATTTAATGCTTGTAAATGTGGATTTCGTTTTAGTATCAAAAAAATGATTGATTAaacctagaataaatagtcaatAAATAATCactaataaaacattaaaaacttagACCTTTAAGttctaaatttgtttattaatatatCTTGGTTTTTATATTGTCGTTTATACGATCTTTATTTTCTTAGGATGCTTCTGACCAGAACcctatttgttgtttttttattattattattatttacttctTAGAGCAGCTTGTCGCTCagtttatattcttttaaaattgtttatcaATTTTTAGAGATTGACTTTTTTTACGAGCAAGGCATCATGGGCAGTTAAGTACTATAACTAGATTTCtttttaacatcaatagaaTGATTGACTGATTTAATCTATAATTAATTACTAGATAATGGCTGTATAAAGAcctaaaatttttgacttttttgttcCGAATTTGTGTTTGTGAATatgtcagaatttaaaatttttgtcgttaatacattttttttcatgacgCTTTTGAACAAAACCttactctttgtttttttttgttttttttatactttttagaGTTGTTCAACGCTCAATTCAATGCTTTCAAATTGTATATCAATTgtcaaaaatttgcttttttttactagcCAAGCTTCATGGGCCGTGTTTGTAAGAGATAATTCCTTCTTAGCAtcaataaaatgattgattgattgaatttATTATTAGTTAATAAATAATGGCAGTGATAAAACATTAAGAACTCAGACTTATTTGTTGTGAATTTTTGCTTATTAATATATCAGAATTTAGAACTTGTtactgtttttatattttcatttatacattctttttgctgttttcttttgatACTTTTGAACTAAACCTTACTCATTGTCCTTTGTTTGCTTTTTAGAACCGAAAGTATCATATTTCTGCTCTTTACGTTGTTGATCTGAAAAAGTTCCGCAAGGTAGCCGCAGGTGATAGACTTAGAGGACAGTATCAAGCTCTAAGTCAAGATCCAAATAGCTTATCAAATTTAGATCAAGACTTACCTAATAACATGATTCATCAGGTTGCTATCAAGTCCTTACCTCAGGAATGGCTCTGGTGTGAAACCTGGTGTGATGATAAGTCCAAACAATATGCAAAGACTATTGATCTGTGCAATAATCCTATGACGAAAGAATCAAAGTTAACTGCTGCTCAAAGAATTATCAGTGAGTGGTCAAGTTATgataatgaaattaaagaacttttgaataagtttcatcaaggaTTGGTAATCGAACCAGAGGAAAGGCTGTCTCACGATCCTTCAGAATTATAGTATGGCCTTTTTGTATAATGTGTACTAGGGAGAATTTTATAT from Artemia franciscana chromosome 5, ASM3288406v1, whole genome shotgun sequence harbors:
- the LOC136027655 gene encoding UDP-glucose:glycoprotein glucosyltransferase 1-like yields the protein MKICFLACIFCFVYLPCSNGFLMPVSTYLKTKWPDYPLILEISEFLNDEDPSFFWSFVDSIGKAGYYDHEWSDKEKYDFLISEAGRYLTKDTLELLKFSISIRAYSPKIAMYHEIASQKNYPVGCSTFVDINGIGTCDHHQLDRAIAIAQDIPKAETFVIDHVYPGPSIPEGRSRPVVAILYGEIGTPEFGVFHQVLRALARVGRVDYVLRHHIFHPSHERTRLSGYGVELQIKSTEYKASDDSQVIGNATYEDIGQKLKDEDEVEGFLFEQLNKLHPDKTDKLLELKTELLIENSDFTPMKVWQLQDLSNQAAARILETSKEEQLKTLMTISQNFPIQARSLIRTKVPEKFRKEMKKNQDLFRDLYNLSPGESALFLNGQYHDIDSLDIFTLFDNIKGELRLMDAFHKVGINGSKIHELLLLKVDNDQEYQIDIRDSAVRYVNDIELDVQYTRWPSTITELLRPTYPGMIRSIRKNVNHLIFVVDPSDINVRPLVKFAESFLLHSVPIRIGFVFAVNSSDTASGDTDPGVAILNAFNYIAEINDMKTALSFITDLYSIVGSKNIEVENVKNIFKKKYKNADVESVFEEDSEYDVGRKLAEEFVARADIKEKPQVLFNGKPLEKSSLEAGEFEEAVIMEIMKTMNFLTKAVMKGEIKDSDNILDFLMSQPSVVSRFNNHILKAEPKFLQVDGTPLPRMCATSIQEIDERDVSASMLEHMKYINGCKDVSYCPVTVWIVTDLSTADNRESLSEYISYVKRSKNMRLGVIHNGKIDLEDSVSIANLYETIMDFATEDKWIPFVEAILKPSNSKALESGAKKISDIPGMADLELKYEHVSEVAHCDRLFVERVLKWDLGTRGIIANGKIFGPFHGNEQFTVGDLELVMKILVGPATQIYFKLGDYSSPTISNLIFKSYAIVAQNPTTRKRYDMSELLKKHSALYFSAPRLDLPIFHLNVILDPLTQGAQKLSAILVSLSQVLNADIQIFFNCVPKHSQIPLKSFYRYVLEPKMEFNEKGKTFLGPSAVFSLPKATPLLTLNMHVPDNWLVEAVESIHDLDNIKLADIEGGVHSEFELEYLLLEGQCFEQPSGSPPRGLQLVLGTETKPNAFDTIVMANLGYFQLKANPGMFLLKLRDGRSDDLYTITQAEGALATDFHDNVILITSFKSHLLKLKVQKKSGKEDEDLLESEEDRGGLWSSLANTFSSSTSESPDETLNIFSLASGHLYERLLRIMMLSVLKNAKTPVKFWFLKNYLSPSFKQFLPYMAKKYGFQYELVQYKWPRWLNQQTEKQRIIWGYKILFLDVLFPLDVKKIIFVDADQVVRADMTELRDFDLGGAPYGYTPFCESRKEMDGYRFWQQGYWKTHLQNRKYHISALYVVDLKKFRKVAAGDRLRGQYQALSQDPNSLSNLDQDLPNNMIHQVAIKSLPQEWLWCETWCDDKSKQYAKTIDLCNNPMTKESKLTAAQRIISEWSSYDNEIKELLNKFHQGLVIEPEERLSHDPSEL